The following nucleotide sequence is from Myxosarcina sp. GI1.
GAACCAGTAGGTGCAAACAACCAAACTCCCATACCGCCTACTATTGCCGACAATAACGTGACGATAAAAAAGTCGCTGGTTTCTTGAATCATCGTCAACCAGCCCAAAACTAAAAATGGTATGGAATTAGCGATGAGATGACCAAACCCACCATGTAAAAAAGGAGCAAAAACAATCCCACGTAGTCCAGTCAAACTATGGGGTTGAATACCGTATCGATCCAAACTTCCCTGAAACACCAAAACATCAATAATTTCAACTATCCAAAATATGGCGAGGAAGGCAAACAAAATAATTAGTTCTCTAACAAGTGATTTCTGTGGTACCGATCTTTGTTTGTGACGACTGTTCATAACGATTTTAGACATCTGATTGCAAAGGCTCTATCTTCAAATAAATTAATTTCCTAAAATCTTGCTCCACAAGAAAAATAAACCGCGTCCGTGAAGTGAAAACTGGAGTTTTCAAAATAATTCTTTTTCCCTTTTACCAAAAAAGAGAAAATCAAAAACTATAGGTTTCAAAGTAGACACACTTTATAATGCTCCTGCACTTAATGATAATCTCTCTTTTTATAAATTCAACTGCCAGTCTAATACTACCGTCTAATTTGAACTCTCAATTTACTATAGTAAAACTGGCGGTCGTTGAACTACACGAGATTAACACAAATATAAATTGGGCAAGGCTCGAATAATTTTTTCGTCAGATATCTGGTTTTGGAAGTAAATTGTGGTTCAAAAAGTGGAGCGAACCAATTATGATAATTATTAAAGCGATCTTTAAATAAGATTAAGTTTGTCTTTAAGGACTTGACAACCATCCAAAGACAATAACGAATAACAAGAACGTTAAGGCTGTAGAGATAGAATACTAACTCTATAAGTAAAATATATTGAGAACAGGAGGAATTTAGTTAATGAAGAAACTAATCGGTATCATTGCTGGCTTACTACTAATTGTTAGTTCGTGGGGATTGACGGGAATTAACCAAGCTCAAGCGAGTGAATTAAATTTGTTAAATTGGCGCACTCCCTCGCTAGTAGCCGAACGTGTCAATGCTGCTGATGCAAAACGACTCGAACTAGAAAGAGGCAAACTAGATTTAAATAATAGCAATATTAGAGAATTTCGCGAGCTACGAGGTTTTTATCCCAATCTAGCTAGCAAAATTCTAGAACACGCTCCCTATAACAACGTAGAAGATGTACTGGATATTCCTGGCTTGAGCGATCGCCAAAAAGAGCGGTTGCAGGCAAACCTGGATAAATTTATCGTTACCCAACCTGCTCCCTCGATGAATCAAGGTTCAGAGCGCGTTAATCCAGGACTTTATTAAAAATTGCTAGCAGTTCGCTCGTAATAAAGCGATCGGCAATCTCAGTAAATCTACCGCACTTTAGTTATTGACTATTAAAGTGCGGTTCTTTAGTTGTCGATCGCCTAAAAAATATTTTAAAATTGCTTGACACTTTGACTAATAAAAAAATATAGTAATAGTTTGTGTAAACTTTAGCTTATAAATAAACCCTTGGCTAACGTTATCGTTATCGGTGCCCAATGGGGTGACGAAGGAAAAGGAAAAATAACCGATCTACTAAGCCGCTCGGCAGACGTAGTAGTACGCTCCCAAGGAGGAGTTAATGCCGGACATACAGTTGTGGTTCGGGGACAAACTTTTAAGTTACATTTGATTCCCTCGGGTATTTTGTACCCGAATACAGAATGTATTATTGGTTCTGGAACAGTAATCGATCCTCAAGTGTTGATTGAGGAAATAGACCAGCTTAAGGCTTTGGGCGTATCGGTAGATAATTTATACATCTCTCAGACTGCTCACGTAACGATGCCCTATCATCGCCAGATCGATCGCGCTTCGGAAGAGAGTCGGGGTGAATATAAAATTGGAACTACTGGTAGGGGAATTGGTCCTACCTATGCCGATAAATCAGAAAGAACTGGAATTCGGATTTTAGATTTAATGAATCCGAAACATTTACACAAGCAGTTAAAATGGACGATTGATTATAAAAATGCAATTTTAGAGAAATTATATAATCTGCCCCCACTGGATTCAGAGCGCATTATAAAAGAATACTTAGTCTATGCAGAGCGTTTGCGTTCTCACGTAGTCGATAGTTCTCTCAAAATTTACCAGGCAGTACAAGAGAAAAAAAACATTCTTTTTGAAGGAGCGCAGGGAACTTTACTCGATTTAGATCACGGTACTTATCCTTACGTTACCTCTTCTAATCCAATTGCAGGAGGAGCTTGTGTAGGTGCGGGAGTAGGACCTACCACTATAGACCGCGTTATTGGCGTTGCTAAGGCTTATACTACTCGCGTCGGTGAAGGACCTTTCCCAACCGAATTAAACGGTAACATCGGCAATTTATTGTGCGATCGCGGTGCGGAATTTGGTACTACTACAGGTCGTCGTCGGCGTTGCGGTTGGTTTGATGCTGTTATCGGTCGTTATGCAGTTCGCATCAATGGTTTAGATTGTCTGGCGATTACCAAGTTAGATGTTCTAGACGAATTAGAAGAAATTAAAGTTTGTGTAGCATATAAGATTGATGGCGTTATTTGCAATCATTTTCCTACTAATGCCAGTGCTTTTGCCAACTGCGAGCCAGTATACAAAATCCTGCCTGGATGGCGGCAATCTACTACTGAGTGCCGCTCTTTAGATGATTTGCCTAAAGAAGCTTTGCGTTATCTGCAATTTCTGGCAGAAATTATGAAAGTTCCAATTGCCATAGTTTCTGTCGGTGCCAGTCGCGACCAAACTATTATTGTTGAAGATCCAATTCACGGACCCAAACGCGCTCTGCTTGATGCCAACGGTATTCCCGTTGATATGTTTTAAAATTTTTACTCTCTTGCAGTATTTATTTAGCGCGCTCGAAAACGCAATTTTTTAAGTGACATTAGCTTTGCCTTTTAGTCACTATATTAGTAACGTTTAGTTTTAATTTTTAAACCATCTAATTACCATTACAAACTATGAATATTACAGTTGAATGTCAAAGCAGACCAGAAGGCACTAAGGCAAATGCTTTACGGCGCGAAGGTTTGATTCCTGCCTCTTTATACGGACATAAAGGTGGTGAATCTGTATCTTTGACCATACCAGCTAAAAA
It contains:
- a CDS encoding rhomboid family intramembrane serine protease encodes the protein MNSRHKQRSVPQKSLVRELIILFAFLAIFWIVEIIDVLVFQGSLDRYGIQPHSLTGLRGIVFAPFLHGGFGHLIANSIPFLVLGWLTMIQETSDFFIVTLLSAIVGGMGVWLFAPTGSVHVGASILIYGYLGFLLFRGYFQKNIPSIILSIVVFFVYGGYVWGVLPSQMGISWQGHLFGFIGGIIAASAIAKEKKYYK
- a CDS encoding adenylosuccinate synthase, whose product is MANVIVIGAQWGDEGKGKITDLLSRSADVVVRSQGGVNAGHTVVVRGQTFKLHLIPSGILYPNTECIIGSGTVIDPQVLIEEIDQLKALGVSVDNLYISQTAHVTMPYHRQIDRASEESRGEYKIGTTGRGIGPTYADKSERTGIRILDLMNPKHLHKQLKWTIDYKNAILEKLYNLPPLDSERIIKEYLVYAERLRSHVVDSSLKIYQAVQEKKNILFEGAQGTLLDLDHGTYPYVTSSNPIAGGACVGAGVGPTTIDRVIGVAKAYTTRVGEGPFPTELNGNIGNLLCDRGAEFGTTTGRRRRCGWFDAVIGRYAVRINGLDCLAITKLDVLDELEEIKVCVAYKIDGVICNHFPTNASAFANCEPVYKILPGWRQSTTECRSLDDLPKEALRYLQFLAEIMKVPIAIVSVGASRDQTIIVEDPIHGPKRALLDANGIPVDMF
- the psbU gene encoding photosystem II complex extrinsic protein PsbU, with protein sequence MKKLIGIIAGLLLIVSSWGLTGINQAQASELNLLNWRTPSLVAERVNAADAKRLELERGKLDLNNSNIREFRELRGFYPNLASKILEHAPYNNVEDVLDIPGLSDRQKERLQANLDKFIVTQPAPSMNQGSERVNPGLY